One stretch of Streptomyces sp. NBC_01363 DNA includes these proteins:
- a CDS encoding MoaD/ThiS family protein has translation MPAGTIRYWAAAKAAAGTAEEPYTAATLAEALDAVRERHPGELTRVLQRCSFLIDGDPVGTRGHETVRLAEGGTVEVLPPFAGG, from the coding sequence ATGCCTGCGGGAACCATCCGCTACTGGGCCGCCGCCAAGGCCGCGGCCGGGACCGCGGAGGAGCCGTACACGGCTGCGACCCTCGCCGAGGCGCTCGACGCCGTGCGTGAACGGCACCCCGGAGAGCTCACCCGAGTGCTGCAAAGGTGCTCGTTCCTCATCGACGGTGACCCCGTGGGGACTCGCGGCCATGAGACCGTACGCCTTGCCGAGGGCGGCACGGTCGAGGTGCTCCCGCCGTTCGCAGGAGGATGA
- a CDS encoding DUF2993 domain-containing protein yields the protein MRALRILLVIVVVLGGIFVAVDRAAVYFAESEAAGRIRITGATIGSTDVSIKGFPFLTQVAGGRFDEVDVEITGIETATNGRRLRISRMDAALHDVKLADDYAGATAARATGTAVISYKDLTEAASDGVAVEYGGNNKVKVTGTVDILGRPISRSVLSTVTLVDGHTLRVHADKVPGAGVPGLEGMVRQKTDFDREVGGLPSGLKLQRIQPTADGLEISVTGTDVQLAG from the coding sequence ATGCGTGCACTGCGAATACTGCTGGTCATCGTGGTGGTCCTGGGCGGGATCTTCGTCGCCGTCGACCGGGCGGCGGTGTACTTCGCCGAGTCGGAGGCGGCCGGGCGGATCCGGATCACCGGTGCCACGATCGGCTCGACGGACGTCTCCATCAAAGGATTCCCGTTCCTGACACAGGTCGCCGGGGGCCGGTTCGACGAGGTCGATGTCGAGATCACCGGCATCGAGACCGCCACCAACGGCCGCAGGCTCCGGATCAGCAGGATGGACGCCGCGCTGCACGACGTGAAGCTGGCCGACGACTACGCCGGCGCCACCGCCGCCCGAGCCACGGGCACCGCCGTCATCTCGTACAAGGACCTCACCGAGGCCGCCAGCGACGGCGTCGCCGTCGAGTACGGCGGCAACAACAAGGTGAAGGTGACCGGCACGGTCGACATCCTCGGCCGCCCGATCTCGCGCAGCGTGCTCTCCACCGTCACCCTCGTCGACGGACACACCCTCCGGGTGCACGCGGACAAGGTGCCCGGTGCGGGCGTCCCCGGCCTGGAGGGGATGGTGCGCCAGAAGACCGACTTCGACCGGGAGGTCGGCGGCCTGCCGAGCGGTCTGAAGCTCCAGAGGATCCAGCCGACCGCCGACGGCCTGGAGATCTCGGTCACGGGTACGGACGTGCAGCTCGCGGGTTGA